The Chryseobacterium sp. 52 genome includes a region encoding these proteins:
- a CDS encoding T9SS type A sorting domain-containing protein, with protein sequence MKRIYSGACILCTILGLSAQEVLWQKDIKSSTQDFLSQVTTTIDQQYLITGSSIQTQKLSTENKQNNGYDFHLVKLNQQGDQVWEKYFSGNNHDYLSASVSTQEGGFLLAGTSYSGKGLDKKEDSKGGSDIWLIRLNEFGDELWQKTLGTSSDEEARSVIQSTDFGFFVAGNVQNSSKGYGSKDVLITRLDKNGKILSETILGGKGLDEVEKMIPTRDGGALLGIYSRSSEVRVPASTDKGTAATLYPVSRTQKSTENFGEGDYWVVKLNKDGKVEWEKNFGGKGDDHIRTLALTSSGYIIGGESRSERSGNKTVGIEEGTDLWLISLNERGEEIWQKSYNFKNRDILMGMSVIQTQDSRAKNQDLTKGILLGGYTQAEGRMENEDETFWMLYLNQDGNEQWRKHVKGESRKREERLSDIKLNRDGSIILAGTSAEELGKENWKIVKLGDSQINKLIEKQDIKIYPNPVSDYAYVEIGFDFKEADIILYDMGGRQLQSLKTKNKVTKINTQNLIQGAYLVTIKTDMNKTVSAKIIKK encoded by the coding sequence ATGAAGAGAATCTATTCTGGTGCATGTATTCTATGTACCATTCTTGGGCTTTCTGCCCAGGAAGTATTATGGCAGAAAGATATCAAATCCAGTACTCAGGATTTTCTAAGTCAGGTGACCACCACCATCGATCAGCAATACCTTATCACAGGGAGCTCGATCCAAACCCAGAAACTTTCAACGGAAAATAAACAAAACAACGGCTACGATTTTCATTTGGTAAAACTGAACCAACAGGGCGATCAGGTCTGGGAAAAATACTTCTCAGGAAATAACCATGATTACCTTTCTGCTTCAGTATCTACTCAGGAAGGCGGATTTCTGTTAGCCGGAACCTCTTATTCAGGAAAAGGACTCGATAAAAAAGAAGACTCCAAAGGCGGATCTGATATCTGGCTGATCAGACTCAATGAATTCGGGGACGAACTTTGGCAGAAAACATTAGGGACATCTTCTGACGAAGAAGCAAGATCTGTCATTCAAAGTACTGACTTTGGATTCTTTGTGGCAGGCAATGTTCAGAACTCTTCTAAAGGCTATGGTTCCAAAGATGTTTTGATCACCAGACTGGATAAAAACGGTAAGATACTTTCCGAAACTATCCTAGGCGGAAAAGGGTTGGATGAAGTAGAGAAAATGATTCCTACACGCGATGGCGGAGCTTTATTGGGTATCTATTCCAGAAGTTCTGAAGTTCGGGTTCCTGCATCCACAGATAAGGGAACTGCAGCAACTCTTTATCCTGTATCACGTACCCAGAAATCCACCGAAAACTTCGGAGAAGGTGATTACTGGGTTGTGAAGCTTAACAAAGACGGAAAAGTGGAATGGGAAAAGAACTTTGGAGGAAAAGGAGACGATCATATCAGAACACTGGCTTTAACATCATCGGGATATATCATTGGTGGAGAATCCAGATCCGAACGATCAGGAAATAAAACCGTGGGTATTGAAGAAGGCACAGATTTATGGCTGATTTCATTAAACGAAAGAGGCGAAGAGATCTGGCAGAAATCCTACAATTTCAAAAACAGGGATATTTTAATGGGGATGAGTGTTATTCAGACTCAAGATTCAAGAGCCAAGAACCAGGACCTGACCAAAGGGATTTTATTAGGCGGCTATACTCAGGCAGAAGGACGCATGGAGAATGAAGATGAAACCTTTTGGATGTTGTATCTGAACCAGGATGGAAATGAACAGTGGAGAAAACACGTCAAAGGAGAATCCAGAAAAAGAGAAGAAAGACTTTCAGATATTAAGCTCAACAGAGACGGTTCCATTATTCTGGCAGGAACAAGCGCAGAGGAACTTGGAAAAGAGAACTGGAAAATTGTAAAGCTGGGAGACAGTCAGATTAACAAGCTGATCGAAAAACAGGACATCAAAATCTATCCGAATCCGGTATCAGACTATGCTTACGTAGAAATAGGGTTTGACTTCAAGGAAGCTGATATTATACTGTATGATATGGGTGGGAGACAGCTTCAGAGCTTGAAAACTAAGAATAAAGTAACGAAGATTAACACCCAGAATCTGATTCAAGGGGCTTATCTGGTGACGATAAAAACGGATATGAATAAAACAGTATCTGCTAAGATTATTAAAAAGTAA